One genomic window of Legionella jordanis includes the following:
- the tolR gene encoding protein TolR — translation MLKKKKSASNPIAEINVVPYIDVMLVLLVIFMITAPMLTQGVTVDLPKAASQNLKPSDREPIIVSVTQQGDYFLNISSTPETPMESKALMVRVAAELELARQNNQAINVLVKGDQGVPYGKVVGAMSLLKQAGAEQVGLLTDSSEAGEENRG, via the coding sequence ATGTTAAAAAAGAAAAAATCAGCTTCTAACCCCATCGCAGAAATCAATGTGGTTCCTTACATTGATGTAATGCTGGTGCTATTGGTTATTTTTATGATCACTGCCCCTATGTTAACTCAAGGGGTTACTGTCGATTTACCTAAAGCAGCCAGTCAAAATTTAAAACCTTCAGACAGGGAGCCCATTATAGTTTCAGTGACTCAACAGGGCGATTACTTTCTGAACATCAGTTCGACGCCTGAAACTCCAATGGAGTCAAAGGCATTAATGGTTAGAGTCGCAGCAGAACTAGAACTTGCTCGCCAAAACAATCAAGCCATTAATGTGTTGGTTAAGGGAGATCAGGGTGTACCCTATGGTAAAGTTGTGGGAGCGATGAGTTTGCTGAAGCAAGCCGGAGCTGAACAGGTGGGGTTATTAACGGACTCTTCTGAAGCAGGAGAGGAGAACCGCGGATGA
- the tolQ gene encoding protein TolQ encodes MGSHASVLGYFLQAGLVVKSVMMILLTASIVSWTLILQRAWYFKQKKEECDGFTRRFWASSDLSKLYADIDSNVDSRQGLAAIFHAGFKEFIRSRKLGAVLIEPIQRAMQIKHAKEASQLQQHLPFFASVGSIAPYVGLFGTVWGIMTSFQALGNAQQATIAMVAPGISEALVATALGLFTAIPAVIAFNRYSTRASDLLDRYDLFQEELVSLIEQQTATTVRG; translated from the coding sequence GTGGGTAGCCATGCCAGTGTATTGGGTTATTTTTTACAAGCCGGTCTTGTTGTAAAAAGCGTTATGATGATATTGCTCACGGCATCTATTGTTTCATGGACACTGATCTTACAAAGAGCTTGGTATTTTAAGCAAAAAAAAGAAGAGTGTGATGGTTTCACCCGCCGCTTCTGGGCGAGCAGTGATTTGAGCAAGCTGTATGCAGACATTGATAGCAATGTGGACAGTCGACAAGGTCTTGCTGCAATTTTTCATGCCGGTTTCAAAGAATTCATCCGCTCACGAAAGCTGGGTGCGGTTCTCATTGAACCTATTCAAAGAGCGATGCAGATCAAGCATGCGAAAGAGGCGAGCCAATTGCAGCAACACCTGCCTTTTTTTGCATCAGTAGGTTCGATTGCTCCATATGTGGGTCTTTTTGGTACAGTTTGGGGAATCATGACTTCATTCCAAGCTTTAGGTAATGCCCAGCAAGCTACCATTGCTATGGTAGCTCCAGGAATATCTGAAGCCTTAGTGGCTACGGCATTAGGTCTTTTCACGGCAATTCCTGCCGTAATTGCCTTTAACCGCTATTCAACTCGGGCGAGCGACTTGTTGGATCGCTACGATTTATTTCAGGAAGAACTGGTGTCTCTTATTGAACAACAAACGGCTACCACAGTTAGAGGGTAA
- a CDS encoding YbgC/FadM family acyl-CoA thioesterase: protein MFSLDEFDEIQIRVYSEDTDLMGIVYHANYLKYFDRARTEMIRKSGLSLTMLAQYDCHFVITEAKLHYLAPAFLDDWLTVSSKIESKTSCSLNFEQNISNQDGKLLCRGFITLVCVNANKKPKRIPENLFSKQT from the coding sequence ATGTTTTCCCTAGATGAATTTGATGAGATTCAAATAAGAGTTTACTCAGAAGATACGGATCTGATGGGAATTGTTTATCACGCAAACTATCTCAAATATTTTGATAGGGCAAGAACTGAAATGATACGCAAGTCTGGCTTGTCTTTAACCATGCTTGCGCAGTATGATTGCCACTTTGTAATTACTGAGGCAAAACTGCATTATCTAGCTCCAGCATTTTTAGACGATTGGCTAACGGTTTCATCAAAAATAGAAAGTAAAACATCCTGCAGTTTGAATTTCGAACAAAATATTTCCAATCAGGATGGCAAATTACTTTGTAGAGGATTTATAACCCTGGTTTGTGTAAATGCGAACAAAAAACCTAAAAGGATCCCAGAGAATTTATTTTCAAAGCAGACTTGA
- the ruvB gene encoding Holliday junction branch migration DNA helicase RuvB: MLESDRLISAHSPVSEEALDRAIRPLSFDEYIGQEAICSQMRIFIDAAKNRQDALDHVLIFGPPGLGKTTLANIIAHEMGVNLRQTSGPVLERAGDIAAILTNLQENDVLFIDEIHRLSPVIEEILYPAMEDYKLDIMIGEGPSARSIKLELPAFTLVGATTRAGLLTSPLRDRFGIVQRLEFYSVDALCQIVTRSARLLGVKTEEAGAREIAMRSRGTPRIANRLLRRVRDYAEVKGKGIITLDIAKHALEMLNVDQHGFDTLDRKLILTVIERFAGGPVGIDSIAAAIGEEKGTIEDVLEPYLIQQGFLMRTPRGRMASQLAYQHFGIAMVEHN; the protein is encoded by the coding sequence ATGCTTGAAAGTGATCGTTTGATAAGCGCCCATTCTCCTGTCTCTGAAGAAGCTTTAGATCGAGCTATTCGACCCTTGTCCTTTGATGAATACATAGGTCAGGAAGCGATTTGCTCTCAAATGCGCATTTTTATTGATGCCGCTAAAAATCGCCAGGATGCACTTGATCACGTCTTGATTTTTGGTCCTCCTGGTCTGGGTAAAACAACCCTGGCCAATATCATTGCGCATGAGATGGGAGTGAATTTGAGGCAAACATCAGGACCTGTCCTTGAACGGGCAGGGGATATTGCTGCGATTTTGACCAATCTTCAGGAAAACGATGTCCTATTCATTGATGAAATACACCGGCTAAGCCCTGTCATTGAAGAGATTTTATATCCTGCCATGGAGGATTATAAATTAGACATTATGATTGGAGAAGGACCCTCGGCTCGTTCCATAAAGCTTGAGTTACCAGCATTTACCTTAGTCGGAGCAACCACTCGCGCAGGACTTTTAACATCCCCTTTAAGAGATCGCTTTGGCATTGTCCAGCGCTTGGAATTTTACTCCGTAGATGCCCTGTGCCAAATTGTGACACGCTCAGCGCGGTTGCTGGGAGTTAAAACCGAAGAGGCTGGTGCTCGTGAAATTGCAATGCGCTCCCGTGGCACTCCAAGAATTGCCAATCGATTGCTACGACGTGTGCGCGATTATGCTGAGGTGAAAGGGAAAGGCATTATTACTTTGGATATAGCAAAACATGCTTTAGAGATGCTCAATGTGGATCAACATGGATTCGATACGCTTGATCGCAAACTCATTCTCACCGTCATTGAACGTTTTGCCGGGGGGCCTGTAGGCATTGATAGCATTGCAGCAGCCATTGGGGAAGAGAAGGGGACGATTGAGGATGTGCTTGAGCCTTATTTAATCCAACAGGGTTTTTTAATGCGCACTCCGCGAGGTCGCATGGCATCTCAGTTAGCCTATCAACATTTCGGCATAGCTATGGTTGAGCACAATTAG
- a CDS encoding protein YgfX, which produces MRNHLTRNWSILLNSLNCKLKLDKSFIFLRLVLLVYGVAFFIVFNTNWFVGFKCSIFLLLALSLLRIILQPIPYPNYQLLFYDQKKWWVQNNKGQINDFEELRVLMTTGLFHVISLTKPKHTTRFIIFSDQISPDMYRLLRIQEKFLGN; this is translated from the coding sequence ATGAGAAACCATCTGACAAGGAACTGGTCGATATTGTTGAATTCATTAAATTGCAAACTCAAACTCGATAAATCATTTATTTTTTTACGCCTTGTGCTGTTGGTTTATGGAGTGGCGTTCTTCATAGTATTTAATACGAATTGGTTTGTCGGCTTTAAATGCTCAATCTTCCTTCTTCTGGCTTTGAGTTTGTTAAGAATCATTCTGCAACCTATTCCTTATCCAAACTACCAGTTACTGTTTTACGATCAAAAAAAATGGTGGGTGCAGAATAATAAAGGGCAGATAAATGATTTCGAAGAACTGAGAGTTCTAATGACTACTGGATTATTCCATGTGATAAGTTTAACTAAGCCTAAGCATACAACACGATTCATTATTTTTTCAGATCAAATTTCTCCCGATATGTACAGACTTTTGAGAATACAAGAAAAATTTTTAGGAAATTGA
- a CDS encoding FAD assembly factor SdhE: MLDPSKKARLRWRCRRGMLELDLILIRFADNHLEQLNESQLHSFETLLDCIDPDLYSWLMGYEKPSDKELVDIVEFIKLQTQTR; encoded by the coding sequence ATGCTTGATCCAAGTAAAAAAGCCAGGCTAAGATGGCGCTGCCGACGTGGCATGCTTGAGCTTGATTTAATTTTAATCCGCTTCGCTGATAACCATCTGGAGCAATTAAACGAGTCCCAGCTTCACTCCTTTGAAACTCTGCTAGACTGCATTGATCCTGATTTGTATAGCTGGCTAATGGGCTATGAGAAACCATCTGACAAGGAACTGGTCGATATTGTTGAATTCATTAAATTGCAAACTCAAACTCGATAA
- the ygfZ gene encoding CAF17-like 4Fe-4S cluster assembly/insertion protein YgfZ, with translation MQPEFLINNRPYTLSLALEQELIFDDTQNYLFDLSYLGGLSIEGERAREFLQGQLSCDIRQVSANEMRQGALCNLKGRILALMDVVDWQGMQLILPKDLLGDTKNSMSKTAMLSRVKVEEAHSYEVYGLCINDRHAFAGLDLHELDGSHHCVQTDDFCIYALNFPLCILLIKKEKRIPFIESLTSKPHPRGSLSWHYLNLRQGQVEIYPESRGLFLPHRLDLHLSGHLNFDKGCYKGQEIIARTHYRAKLKHGLRLFNVSEEHIPLQSGQRLFDASGTTEIGELIDCSPGPDRTFLIAASMLLDAPSEAKIEHEPAIIHLNPLT, from the coding sequence ATGCAACCTGAATTTTTAATAAACAACAGGCCATATACACTGAGTTTAGCTCTGGAACAGGAACTCATATTTGATGATACACAAAATTATTTGTTTGATTTGTCCTATTTAGGCGGACTGTCCATAGAAGGTGAGCGCGCTCGTGAGTTTTTACAAGGGCAACTCAGTTGTGACATCAGGCAAGTTTCTGCGAACGAGATGCGCCAAGGTGCACTTTGCAATTTAAAGGGCAGAATTCTTGCGTTAATGGATGTGGTTGATTGGCAAGGCATGCAATTGATTCTGCCGAAGGACTTGCTGGGTGATACAAAGAATTCCATGTCCAAAACAGCGATGTTATCCCGAGTCAAAGTTGAAGAAGCCCATTCTTATGAGGTCTATGGATTGTGCATCAATGATCGCCATGCCTTTGCGGGGCTTGACCTCCACGAACTAGATGGCAGTCATCATTGTGTACAAACGGATGATTTCTGCATTTATGCACTCAATTTTCCCCTATGTATTTTGCTCATTAAGAAAGAAAAACGAATTCCTTTTATTGAGTCACTAACCAGTAAACCTCATCCAAGAGGGTCTTTAAGCTGGCACTATCTAAATCTTCGCCAGGGCCAAGTTGAAATTTATCCAGAAAGCAGAGGGTTATTTCTACCGCATCGCCTCGATCTACATTTATCGGGCCATCTAAACTTTGATAAAGGCTGCTACAAAGGGCAAGAAATAATCGCCCGCACACATTACCGGGCTAAATTAAAACATGGCTTACGCCTCTTTAACGTCTCAGAAGAACACATTCCCCTTCAATCAGGACAACGCCTATTTGATGCTTCAGGAACCACTGAAATTGGAGAATTGATTGATTGCAGTCCAGGTCCCGATCGTACTTTCCTTATCGCTGCAAGCATGCTGCTTGATGCTCCCAGTGAAGCAAAAATAGAGCATGAACCTGCAATAATTCATTTAAATCCGCTTACCTAA
- a CDS encoding cytochrome b, which translates to MQRLRPIKEYSAGFKFVHWFIAVLVLLMLSLSFFLDGLPKESERTGFMIHKSIGLTILFVMLIRLVWVMYTGRVPLPVNVPRWERFLSRLVQSFLYLFLILMPLSGWIMSVAANRPPSFFTLATLSLPGIPLSKPLAGFMAEVHETIAWILIGLVILHVAGALKHHFIDKDDVLRRMLRR; encoded by the coding sequence ATGCAAAGACTTCGGCCAATTAAAGAATATTCTGCAGGTTTTAAATTTGTTCACTGGTTTATTGCAGTTCTTGTGCTACTTATGTTGTCGCTCTCATTCTTCCTGGATGGACTGCCGAAGGAATCCGAAAGAACAGGCTTTATGATTCACAAGTCGATAGGCCTTACCATTCTTTTTGTCATGCTTATTCGTTTAGTGTGGGTAATGTATACAGGTCGCGTTCCTTTACCAGTAAACGTTCCCAGATGGGAGCGTTTTTTATCCCGCCTTGTGCAATCGTTTCTTTACCTTTTTTTAATTTTAATGCCTTTAAGCGGCTGGATCATGTCGGTTGCTGCCAATAGACCGCCCTCATTCTTTACATTAGCCACATTGTCTTTGCCGGGGATCCCTCTCAGTAAACCTTTAGCGGGATTTATGGCTGAGGTGCACGAAACGATTGCATGGATACTAATCGGATTGGTTATTTTGCACGTTGCTGGAGCTTTAAAGCACCATTTTATTGACAAAGATGATGTACTTCGACGAATGCTTCGTCGATAA
- a CDS encoding NAD-glutamate dehydrogenase, with protein MSYKFEEGKDLIIDAVVDRVKQKMEGEQALFCAEFVRQFYGTVALEDLRDWDIEDLYGAAVNFWSLIQKRAPEETKIRIYNPDFERHGWQTTHTVVEIITEDMPFLVDSLRMVINRLGLISHLIMHMGGLRLQRNKQNEVIGVLPRKTEEDSDVDGVSTEAAIFIEIDRQTDASVLEDLHSNFERVLEDNRVVVKDWPAMRQKVREAIGELDEVSSILDPNEASETKAFLHWIEDHHFTFLGIRDYELVEKGQETILQPLPETGLGVLRQSMSKSSARSISAMTPEARELTLSTRILVMSKTNTEATVHRRAYTDYIGIKRFNEKGQVIGERRIIGLYTSAAYNTNPKHIPFLRHKVALIMKNSRLNPHGHAGKVLLNILETLPRDDLIQGSEDELLEIAMGIYYMQERRRIRMFARTDVYRRFVSCLVYVPKERFNTELREAMQKILEESFNSHEITFSTWFSESVLARIHFIIRTNPQDTTHWDFKEIEQRLIEVGRTWTDDLQHFLFETFGEEHANRLYARYKTAFPVAYTSNFTPRTAVYDIKHIETLSADNPLVMNFYKLMDEKQEYFRLKIYQHEHTIPLSDVLPIVERLGMRAISERPYPLKFEDGRETWINDFALQYTRGNHFEIDEIKDLFQNALANVWFGNAENDGFNQLVLAAKLDSREVAILRTYAKYFKQIGFTFSQEYIESALCNNAHIAKKLVQLFNTRFNPSMQGSREEAWETIHQEILSALDEVSNLDEDKIIRQYVQVIRSTLRTNYYQTDIKGNHKNYISIKLNSRDIPGVPKPYPMFEIFVYSPRFEGVHLRGGRVARGGLRWSDRREDFRTEILGLMKAQQVKNAVIVPSGAKGGFVPKQLPVNGTREEILAEGVRCYQSFIRGLLDITDNYKQGLVIKPLNVVSYDEDDPYLVVAADKGTATFSDIANEISFEYGFWLGDAFASGGSVGYDHKKMGITARGAWESVKRHFYEMGRDIQNHDFTVVGIGDMAGDVFGNGMLLSRHIKLLGAFNHMHIFVDPNPDPETSFLERERLFNLPRSTWADYDKKLISKGGGVFNRSAKSIAVTKEMKEAFNIKQATVEPNELIRILLRAKVDLLWSAGIGTFVKAQTESHIDVGDRTNDAIRINGKQLRCKVVGEGGNLGLTQLGRVEYALNGGRIYTDFIDNSAGVNCSDKEVNIKILLNNIVASGDLTEKQRNELLSEMTQEVAALVLKDNFAQPRAISLAASQAAGSVELHSRYIHDLERSGKLDRELEYLPNEKALMERKLMGKGLTNPGIASLLCYSKTILKEQILASNVPEDSFLKDILISSFPKPLQERFSKQMQDHPLKREIIATRLSNLIVNEMGFTFVYRLQDETGAPVSAIVRAYMIARSIMDLEKVCCEIAELGNLITAETQNGFMMLYVRLLRRVTRWFLRSQRMRLNISKAVKYYGPGVKAFKKALPEVLSEGYRAQYDRHHQYYLELGIPADLAHELTITRALFSALDVIEVSHQTGIDVPTVAEVYFGIGEFLDLAWIRQQVISHPTESHWEALSREALRDDLDWQQRQLTAGIINLSEKKKDFMKSFAAWSESHLSLIERWRNVLADLRSSGTLTYTMFFVAIRELLDLTQTTQQMASKELA; from the coding sequence ATGTCTTATAAATTTGAAGAAGGTAAAGATTTAATTATCGATGCTGTGGTAGACCGGGTGAAACAAAAAATGGAAGGCGAGCAAGCCTTATTTTGCGCGGAATTTGTGCGTCAATTTTATGGGACAGTAGCACTTGAAGATTTACGGGATTGGGATATAGAGGATTTGTACGGAGCGGCGGTAAATTTTTGGTCATTAATTCAGAAACGTGCACCTGAAGAAACAAAAATCCGCATTTATAATCCAGATTTTGAGCGGCATGGCTGGCAAACTACACATACTGTAGTTGAAATCATCACTGAGGATATGCCGTTTCTAGTTGATTCTTTGCGCATGGTAATTAATCGACTGGGTTTAATCTCCCATTTAATCATGCATATGGGTGGTTTACGTCTGCAAAGAAATAAACAGAATGAAGTAATTGGGGTTTTACCTCGCAAAACTGAAGAAGACAGTGATGTTGACGGTGTGTCAACAGAAGCAGCTATTTTTATCGAAATTGATAGGCAAACTGACGCTTCTGTTTTGGAAGATTTACATAGTAATTTTGAAAGAGTATTGGAAGACAATCGGGTTGTGGTTAAAGATTGGCCAGCAATGCGTCAGAAGGTTCGGGAAGCCATTGGCGAGTTGGACGAGGTATCCTCTATACTTGATCCTAATGAAGCCAGTGAAACAAAAGCCTTTCTACATTGGATAGAAGATCATCATTTTACCTTCTTAGGCATTCGTGATTACGAATTAGTCGAAAAGGGACAAGAAACCATTCTGCAACCTCTTCCTGAAACTGGCTTAGGTGTTCTTCGGCAAAGTATGAGTAAATCAAGTGCCCGAAGCATCTCAGCGATGACTCCAGAGGCAAGGGAGCTGACTTTATCCACACGCATTTTGGTGATGTCTAAAACCAATACCGAAGCCACAGTGCATCGTCGGGCCTATACCGATTACATAGGTATTAAGCGGTTTAACGAAAAAGGCCAAGTCATTGGTGAGCGCCGGATTATCGGTTTGTATACATCTGCAGCCTATAACACCAATCCAAAGCATATTCCATTTTTGCGTCATAAAGTGGCTTTGATTATGAAAAATTCAAGGCTAAATCCCCATGGACATGCTGGAAAAGTACTGCTCAATATTCTTGAAACTCTTCCCCGCGATGATTTGATCCAGGGCTCTGAAGATGAGCTTTTAGAAATTGCTATGGGCATTTATTACATGCAAGAGCGCCGCCGCATCCGCATGTTTGCTCGTACCGATGTCTACCGTCGCTTTGTTTCATGCCTCGTTTATGTGCCGAAAGAGCGTTTTAACACAGAATTACGAGAAGCCATGCAGAAAATTCTGGAAGAAAGTTTCAATTCTCATGAAATTACTTTCTCTACGTGGTTCTCTGAGTCGGTACTCGCTCGTATTCATTTTATAATTCGCACTAACCCTCAGGATACTACTCACTGGGATTTCAAAGAAATCGAACAAAGATTAATAGAAGTGGGCCGCACCTGGACGGATGATTTGCAACATTTCCTCTTTGAAACATTTGGCGAGGAACATGCAAATAGGCTTTATGCCCGTTATAAAACTGCTTTCCCAGTTGCTTATACATCAAACTTTACGCCAAGAACCGCTGTTTATGACATTAAGCACATTGAAACACTGTCTGCCGATAATCCTTTAGTCATGAATTTTTACAAACTCATGGATGAAAAGCAGGAGTATTTTCGGCTTAAGATTTATCAGCATGAGCATACTATTCCGCTGTCGGATGTGCTGCCTATTGTTGAACGGCTGGGCATGAGAGCAATTAGCGAAAGACCTTATCCTTTGAAATTCGAAGATGGTCGGGAAACCTGGATTAATGACTTTGCTCTTCAATATACTCGGGGTAATCATTTTGAAATTGATGAGATTAAGGATTTATTTCAAAATGCATTGGCCAATGTTTGGTTTGGCAATGCCGAAAACGATGGTTTTAACCAATTGGTTCTGGCAGCCAAACTGGATTCAAGAGAAGTAGCAATACTGCGGACCTACGCCAAATATTTTAAACAAATTGGTTTTACTTTCAGCCAGGAGTATATTGAATCTGCTTTATGTAACAATGCTCATATTGCCAAAAAGCTGGTCCAACTATTCAATACTCGGTTCAATCCATCGATGCAGGGCAGCCGTGAAGAAGCCTGGGAAACCATTCATCAAGAAATTTTATCTGCTTTGGACGAGGTTAGTAACCTTGATGAAGACAAAATCATCAGGCAATACGTTCAAGTAATTCGTTCTACACTGCGCACCAACTATTATCAAACAGACATTAAAGGCAATCATAAAAATTATATCTCGATTAAATTAAACAGCCGAGATATACCCGGCGTGCCGAAACCTTATCCCATGTTTGAAATTTTTGTTTACTCTCCAAGATTTGAAGGGGTTCATTTACGGGGAGGTCGTGTGGCGCGTGGAGGGTTGCGCTGGTCTGATCGAAGAGAAGATTTTCGCACGGAAATCTTAGGGTTAATGAAAGCTCAACAGGTTAAGAATGCCGTAATTGTACCCAGCGGGGCTAAAGGCGGTTTTGTACCAAAACAACTGCCTGTGAATGGAACTCGTGAGGAAATTTTGGCTGAAGGGGTGCGATGCTATCAATCCTTCATACGCGGCTTACTGGACATTACTGATAATTACAAGCAAGGTTTGGTTATAAAGCCCTTAAATGTAGTTTCTTATGATGAAGACGATCCTTACTTGGTCGTTGCGGCTGATAAAGGAACTGCAACCTTTTCTGATATTGCCAATGAAATTTCATTTGAATATGGCTTTTGGCTTGGCGATGCATTTGCTTCTGGCGGCTCTGTAGGCTATGACCATAAAAAAATGGGAATCACCGCGCGAGGAGCTTGGGAATCCGTTAAACGCCATTTTTATGAAATGGGACGTGATATTCAAAATCATGATTTCACAGTTGTTGGAATTGGGGATATGGCAGGAGACGTATTTGGCAACGGTATGTTGCTCTCACGACATATTAAATTGCTGGGGGCATTTAACCACATGCATATTTTTGTCGATCCGAATCCTGATCCCGAAACCAGTTTTCTCGAAAGGGAGCGTTTATTCAATCTTCCGCGCTCAACTTGGGCCGATTACGATAAAAAATTAATTTCCAAAGGTGGCGGCGTGTTTAATCGTTCTGCCAAATCCATTGCCGTGACCAAGGAAATGAAGGAAGCATTCAACATTAAACAAGCTACTGTTGAACCTAATGAATTAATTCGCATCCTTCTTCGCGCTAAAGTTGACTTGCTTTGGAGCGCCGGTATTGGAACTTTCGTTAAGGCTCAAACTGAGAGCCACATTGATGTAGGTGACCGTACCAATGATGCCATTCGAATAAATGGTAAACAGCTTCGCTGTAAAGTAGTAGGCGAGGGTGGAAATTTAGGTTTAACCCAGTTAGGTCGTGTTGAATATGCGCTGAATGGCGGGCGCATCTATACAGATTTTATTGATAACTCAGCAGGGGTAAACTGTTCGGACAAAGAAGTTAACATCAAGATTCTTCTTAATAATATTGTGGCATCCGGAGATCTTACGGAAAAGCAGCGAAATGAATTATTAAGTGAGATGACCCAGGAGGTTGCGGCTCTAGTCCTCAAAGACAATTTTGCCCAACCGAGAGCCATAAGCCTTGCGGCCTCTCAGGCTGCGGGCTCGGTTGAACTTCATAGTCGCTATATTCATGATTTGGAGCGAAGCGGCAAGTTGGATAGAGAGCTTGAATATTTACCCAATGAAAAAGCGTTGATGGAACGCAAATTAATGGGTAAAGGGCTAACCAATCCGGGTATTGCCTCCCTGCTATGCTATTCAAAAACCATCCTGAAGGAACAAATTCTTGCTTCTAATGTGCCGGAGGATTCTTTCCTTAAAGACATTTTAATTAGTAGCTTTCCAAAACCACTGCAAGAGCGCTTTAGTAAGCAAATGCAGGATCACCCCTTGAAGCGTGAAATCATTGCTACCCGTTTAAGTAACTTAATTGTGAATGAAATGGGATTTACTTTTGTCTACCGTCTTCAAGATGAAACGGGAGCTCCCGTATCTGCAATAGTTCGTGCTTACATGATTGCCCGCAGCATTATGGATCTTGAAAAAGTTTGCTGTGAAATTGCTGAGCTTGGGAATTTAATTACTGCCGAGACACAAAATGGCTTCATGATGCTGTACGTGCGTTTGTTAAGGCGCGTTACTCGTTGGTTCTTGCGTAGCCAGCGTATGCGGCTTAATATCAGCAAAGCCGTAAAATATTATGGTCCCGGAGTTAAGGCATTTAAGAAGGCTTTGCCAGAGGTATTATCAGAAGGATACCGTGCCCAATATGATAGGCACCATCAATACTATCTCGAGCTTGGGATTCCAGCGGATTTGGCTCATGAATTAACCATAACCCGCGCGTTATTCTCGGCCTTGGATGTCATTGAAGTAAGCCATCAAACAGGTATTGATGTCCCGACGGTCGCAGAAGTTTACTTTGGCATTGGGGAGTTCCTGGACTTGGCCTGGATTCGCCAGCAAGTCATTTCTCATCCAACGGAAAGTCATTGGGAAGCATTGTCGCGAGAAGCTTTGCGGGATGATTTGGATTGGCAACAAAGACAGCTGACAGCAGGAATCATTAATCTTTCCGAGAAAAAGAAAGATTTCATGAAATCTTTTGCTGCGTGGTCAGAAAGTCATTTAAGTCTTATTGAACGATGGCGAAATGTATTGGCCGATCTTCGCTCCAGTGGAACGCTTACCTATACCATGTTCTTTGTGGCTATACGTGAACTGCTGGATTTAACACAAACTACTCAGCAGATGGCGTCTAAAGAACTCGCCTAG